A part of Curtobacterium sp. MCLR17_036 genomic DNA contains:
- a CDS encoding HAD hydrolase family protein, which yields MSTHGRFVDGTSQDAGGAAPARTKRWLVALDVDGTTMREDGVVTEAVVAALRDAEAAGHEVMLSTGRSEGMTVPLLDTLGIRPKYLVCANGALTLARRPDGSYERVHVERFDPSEVLRTIHGALENAAFGVEDETGHFLLSGNFPDDTMTVAGEHVPFERLLGVEATRVVVISPGHDTEDFLQVVEQMGLHKVSYSVGWTSWLDIAPEGVTKATAMERVREWLDIPRSRVFAAGDGRNDIDMLRWASTSGRGVVMGQAPDDVADAGNELTGGVTDDGLAAALDSLPR from the coding sequence ATGAGCACCCACGGACGGTTCGTCGACGGCACCTCGCAGGACGCGGGTGGCGCTGCGCCCGCCCGCACGAAGCGCTGGCTGGTCGCGCTCGACGTCGACGGCACCACCATGCGCGAGGACGGCGTCGTCACCGAGGCCGTGGTCGCCGCACTCCGCGACGCAGAGGCCGCCGGCCACGAGGTGATGCTCTCCACCGGGCGCAGCGAGGGCATGACCGTGCCCCTGCTCGACACGCTCGGCATCCGACCGAAGTACCTGGTGTGCGCGAACGGGGCGCTGACCCTGGCGCGCCGGCCCGACGGGTCCTACGAGCGCGTCCACGTCGAGCGGTTCGACCCCTCCGAGGTCCTGCGGACCATCCACGGCGCGCTCGAGAACGCCGCGTTCGGCGTCGAGGACGAGACCGGGCACTTCCTGCTCTCGGGCAACTTCCCCGACGACACCATGACGGTCGCCGGCGAGCACGTGCCCTTCGAACGGCTGCTCGGGGTGGAGGCCACACGCGTCGTCGTCATCTCGCCCGGGCACGACACCGAGGACTTCCTGCAGGTCGTCGAGCAGATGGGCCTGCACAAGGTCTCGTACTCGGTCGGCTGGACGTCGTGGCTCGACATCGCCCCCGAGGGCGTCACGAAGGCCACCGCGATGGAGCGCGTGCGCGAGTGGCTCGACATCCCGCGGTCCCGCGTCTTCGCCGCGGGTGACGGACGCAACGACATCGACATGCTGCGGTGGGCCTCGACCTCCGGTCGCGGCGTCGTCATGGGCCAGGCGCCCGACGACGTCGCCGACGCGGGCAACGAGCTCACCGGCGGCGTGACCGACGACGGCCTGGCAGCGGCGCTCGACTCCCTGCCGCGCTGA